The Deinococcus apachensis DSM 19763 genome includes a region encoding these proteins:
- the opp4C gene encoding oligopeptide ABC transporter permease — MSDAARRPVRALPRERAPDTPWSLFLRRFRRHRLAVLGLVVLTVLGTLALLAPVIAPYGFDAQDLNIIGTPQPPSREHLMGTDQLGRDALTRVLYGARVSLAVGLTSALLASLLGTLVGALAGYYRGWLDTVLMRLTDVVLCIPLLPLVILLSGMLRPSVPLLVGIIGALGWMGTARLVRGQFLTLREREFVEASRALGGSHNRIMFRHILPNAIGPIIVATTLAVGSGIMLESALSFLGLGVQPPTPTWGNLLNYASQWLQVAPWLALFPGLAILLTVLAVNFLGDGLRDALDPRT, encoded by the coding sequence ATGAGTGACGCGGCCCGCCGTCCTGTCCGCGCCCTGCCCCGCGAACGCGCGCCGGACACGCCCTGGAGCCTGTTCCTCCGCCGCTTCAGGCGCCACCGCCTCGCCGTGCTGGGGTTGGTCGTCCTGACCGTGCTGGGCACGCTGGCGCTGCTCGCGCCGGTCATCGCGCCGTACGGGTTCGACGCGCAGGATCTGAACATCATCGGCACGCCGCAGCCGCCCAGCCGTGAGCACCTGATGGGCACCGACCAACTGGGACGGGACGCCCTGACCCGGGTGCTGTACGGCGCCCGCGTGTCGCTGGCGGTGGGCCTCACCAGCGCCCTGCTCGCCTCCCTCCTGGGCACCCTGGTCGGGGCGCTCGCCGGGTACTACCGGGGCTGGCTCGACACCGTGCTGATGCGCCTGACCGACGTGGTGCTGTGCATTCCGCTGCTGCCGCTGGTGATCCTGCTGTCGGGCATGCTGCGCCCCAGCGTCCCGTTGCTCGTGGGCATCATCGGGGCGCTGGGCTGGATGGGCACCGCCCGGCTGGTGCGCGGGCAGTTCCTGACCCTGCGCGAGCGCGAGTTCGTCGAGGCGAGCCGGGCGCTGGGCGGCAGCCACAACCGCATCATGTTCCGGCACATCCTGCCCAACGCGATCGGCCCCATCATCGTCGCCACCACCCTCGCCGTGGGCAGCGGGATCATGCTCGAAAGCGCCTTGTCGTTCCTGGGCCTGGGCGTGCAGCCACCCACCCCCACCTGGGGCAACCTGCTGAACTACGCGAGCCAGTGGCTCCAGGTCGCCCCGTGGCTCGCGCTCTTCCCCGGACTCGCCATCCTGCTCACGGTCCTCGCCGTGAACTTCCTGGGGGACGGCCTGCGCGACGCCCTCGACCCCCGCACGTAA
- a CDS encoding ketopantoate reductase family protein, translated as MRITIIGAGAIGGLAGAWMTQAGHDVTVVDRWADHIDAIKQNGLYIDGVRGEHRVHVKALHPHELQGPLEAILIATKSQHTLEALESVLPHFGPDTFVVSYQNGFNEPDIIACLEAAGLGGAERVMGSIPNYGGALVDPGYIEFVHEGPIQLGEMTGERTGRLETLAACLSALTEVQLSDNIWGQIWAKEVYSAQVVFSALVDAPVTETLGVERYARVAGAVVREALEIAEANGITVEAFDFFDPANYKPQTPEDTQKLLANIHHAIWLLKKDQKPNLHQFKKKGSGIWWDIVYRHRPSEVRSSNGKLIAFGERAGADVRLNARLCDMIYEIEGGTRQLGYHNYDELEAYVQSLGKALP; from the coding sequence ATGCGTATCACCATCATCGGCGCCGGGGCCATCGGCGGCCTCGCCGGGGCCTGGATGACCCAGGCCGGACACGACGTGACGGTCGTGGACCGCTGGGCGGACCACATCGACGCGATCAAGCAAAATGGCCTCTACATTGATGGCGTGCGCGGCGAGCACCGCGTGCACGTCAAGGCCCTGCACCCCCACGAACTGCAGGGGCCGCTCGAAGCCATCCTGATCGCCACGAAGTCCCAGCACACCCTGGAGGCCCTGGAGAGCGTCCTGCCCCACTTCGGCCCGGACACCTTCGTCGTGTCCTATCAGAACGGCTTCAACGAGCCCGACATCATCGCGTGCCTGGAGGCCGCCGGTCTCGGCGGGGCGGAGCGCGTCATGGGCAGCATCCCCAACTACGGCGGCGCCCTGGTCGATCCCGGCTACATCGAGTTCGTGCACGAGGGACCCATCCAGCTCGGCGAGATGACCGGGGAGCGCACTGGACGCCTGGAGACGCTCGCTGCCTGCCTGAGCGCGCTGACCGAGGTGCAGCTCAGCGACAACATCTGGGGGCAGATCTGGGCCAAGGAGGTGTACAGCGCGCAGGTCGTGTTCAGCGCGCTGGTGGACGCGCCGGTGACCGAGACGCTGGGGGTCGAACGCTACGCGCGGGTGGCGGGCGCCGTCGTCCGCGAGGCGCTGGAGATCGCGGAGGCGAACGGGATCACGGTGGAAGCCTTCGACTTCTTCGACCCCGCCAACTACAAGCCCCAGACGCCCGAGGACACGCAGAAACTCCTCGCCAACATCCACCACGCGATCTGGCTCCTCAAGAAGGACCAGAAGCCGAACCTCCACCAGTTCAAGAAGAAGGGCTCGGGCATCTGGTGGGACATCGTGTACCGCCACCGTCCCTCCGAGGTGCGCTCCTCGAACGGGAAGCTCATCGCCTTCGGGGAGCGGGCCGGGGCGGACGTCCGCCTGAACGCGCGGCTGTGCGACATGATCTACGAGATCGAGGGCGGCACCCGGCAACTCGGCTACCACAACTACGACGAACTGGAGGCGTACGTGCAGAGCCTCGGAAAGGCGCTGCCATGA
- a CDS encoding Gfo/Idh/MocA family protein, with amino-acid sequence MTRDSSRLGVGVIGAHAWAESAHLPGYHAYDRARLVAICDTVPERAERLAEKFGAERVYTDHREMLRDPDVQMVDVCTPTDTHLPLSLDAIRAGRHVLSEKPLAHDAKDAFMAARLADEAGVRTKLGFTFRYSPAIRQIHQWIQDGTLGEIFHVHGLEQNSQFLDPHFPLRQVPAGANFSELIPSSVVGYGSHLLDLVRWCAGEYRSVIGSMRNFVPEREVRGYEGLQRINVEDGTVALAEFESGAHGILQTSYIAVGNYPGVELRVYGSKGAAVARLVEENGIAETLRFATPDAVEFREVTLPESAYPPGTTLHTPWPELYYRNLVRHFVDEILDGTPAECTFYDGAKSQEVVNAIVQSHRERRWVDLPLIEAEVPA; translated from the coding sequence ATGACCCGGGACTCCTCCCGGCTCGGCGTCGGCGTGATCGGCGCGCACGCCTGGGCGGAATCCGCCCACCTCCCCGGCTACCACGCCTACGACCGCGCCCGGCTCGTGGCGATCTGCGACACCGTGCCCGAACGCGCCGAGCGCCTCGCGGAGAAGTTCGGCGCCGAGCGGGTCTACACCGACCACCGGGAGATGCTGCGCGACCCCGACGTGCAGATGGTGGACGTCTGCACGCCCACCGACACGCACCTGCCGCTCAGCCTGGACGCGATCCGGGCGGGGAGGCACGTCCTGTCCGAGAAGCCCCTCGCGCACGACGCGAAGGACGCCTTTATGGCCGCGCGCCTCGCGGACGAGGCGGGTGTGCGCACCAAACTCGGCTTCACCTTCCGCTACTCGCCCGCGATCCGGCAGATTCATCAGTGGATACAGGACGGCACACTCGGCGAGATCTTCCACGTTCACGGCCTGGAGCAGAACTCGCAGTTCCTCGACCCGCACTTCCCGCTGCGACAGGTTCCGGCGGGAGCGAACTTCTCGGAGCTGATCCCGTCTTCGGTGGTGGGGTACGGCTCGCACCTGCTCGACCTCGTCCGCTGGTGCGCCGGGGAGTACCGCAGCGTGATCGGCAGCATGCGCAACTTCGTGCCCGAACGTGAGGTGCGCGGGTACGAGGGCCTCCAGCGCATCAACGTCGAGGACGGCACGGTGGCCCTGGCCGAGTTCGAGAGCGGCGCGCACGGCATCCTGCAGACCTCGTACATTGCCGTGGGCAACTACCCCGGCGTGGAGCTGCGCGTGTACGGCTCGAAGGGCGCGGCGGTCGCGCGGCTGGTGGAGGAGAACGGCATCGCCGAGACCCTGCGCTTCGCTACACCTGACGCGGTCGAGTTCCGTGAGGTCACCCTGCCGGAGAGCGCCTACCCGCCCGGCACCACGCTCCACACCCCCTGGCCGGAGCTGTACTACCGCAACCTCGTGCGGCACTTCGTCGACGAGATCCTCGACGGCACCCCTGCCGAATGCACCTTCTACGACGGGGCGAAGAGCCAGGAGGTCGTGAACGCCATCGTGCAGTCCCACCGGGAGCGCCGCTGGGTGGACCTCCCGCTCATCGAGGCGGAGGTGCCCGCGTGA
- a CDS encoding DUF885 family protein — translation MTDASGLAQEYLRVHAEFRPVDATFMGLRGHDHQLPPAGADSVEAELDAIVGLRDRLGAAAAPMSSGARLDARLLGAQLTVTEAELRRAPRQHNPAWATGEAAFSVISLLLPGGPGDPAEARDALRVRLEALPGFLAQARSHLHGRAAPRDWTERARREARAAATLLEDGLPRHPLWQDALHHPAARAARALRAHAEDLAGLPPTDDVACGEAHLELLMREGHGLPFGPREALERATLAFDRLTGELERDAARLDPDRSWPEQLAALEGDAPEVDGVLDAYRTWHERALDAAGGLVTPERAYSLDFRMAPDWAAGVNDLYFLFYRSPAPLRPGHGSVYWVFPPGEDVGAYRRAHNTSAIKLIHAVHHGSIGHHTHNARAREAASVLARVAGTDCASGIAMLGAGTSVEGWACYAEDLLLEAEGFYTPAEALLLKSYERRNAASCIADIKLHLGEWGLEDMRAFYRDRAHFAPGRIWSETTRNSMFPATRLMYWLGTEAIKALRAELNLPPRAFHDALLSYGHAPMAWIADELRAARPQETA, via the coding sequence GTGACCGACGCTTCCGGCCTCGCCCAGGAGTACCTGCGGGTCCACGCGGAGTTCCGCCCGGTCGACGCGACCTTTATGGGGCTGCGCGGCCACGACCACCAGCTCCCGCCCGCGGGGGCGGACAGCGTGGAGGCCGAGCTGGACGCCATAGTGGGTCTGAGGGACAGGCTGGGTGCTGCCGCCGCTCCCATGAGCAGCGGCGCCCGGCTCGACGCGCGGCTGCTGGGGGCGCAGCTCACCGTCACGGAGGCGGAACTGCGCCGCGCGCCCCGGCAGCACAACCCGGCGTGGGCGACGGGGGAGGCGGCTTTTTCGGTAATCTCCCTGCTGCTTCCCGGTGGTCCGGGGGACCCGGCCGAGGCGCGGGACGCCCTGCGGGTGCGGCTGGAGGCCTTGCCCGGCTTCCTGGCGCAGGCGCGCAGCCACCTGCATGGCCGCGCGGCCCCACGGGATTGGACCGAACGCGCCCGGCGGGAGGCGCGCGCGGCCGCCACCCTGCTGGAGGACGGCCTGCCCCGCCACCCCCTCTGGCAGGACGCTCTGCACCACCCCGCCGCCCGCGCCGCCCGGGCCCTGCGCGCCCACGCGGAAGACCTCGCCGGACTTCCCCCCACGGACGACGTCGCCTGCGGCGAGGCGCACCTGGAGTTGCTGATGCGCGAGGGCCACGGCCTGCCCTTCGGCCCCCGCGAGGCCCTGGAGCGCGCCACCCTCGCCTTCGACCGGCTCACGGGCGAGCTGGAACGGGACGCGGCCCGCCTCGACCCTGACCGGTCGTGGCCGGAACAGCTCGCGGCGCTGGAGGGGGACGCGCCCGAGGTGGACGGCGTGCTTGATGCCTACCGCACCTGGCACGAGCGGGCCCTGGACGCCGCTGGAGGTCTCGTCACGCCCGAGCGCGCCTACTCCCTCGACTTCCGAATGGCACCGGACTGGGCCGCTGGGGTGAATGACCTGTACTTCCTGTTCTACCGCTCGCCCGCCCCGCTGCGTCCCGGGCACGGCAGCGTGTACTGGGTGTTCCCGCCCGGGGAGGACGTGGGGGCGTACCGGCGCGCTCACAACACCAGCGCGATCAAGCTGATCCACGCCGTCCACCACGGGAGCATCGGCCATCACACCCACAATGCGCGGGCGCGCGAGGCAGCCAGCGTCCTGGCCCGGGTGGCGGGAACCGACTGCGCGAGCGGCATCGCCATGCTGGGCGCAGGCACCAGCGTCGAGGGCTGGGCCTGCTACGCCGAGGACCTGCTGCTGGAGGCGGAGGGCTTCTACACCCCCGCCGAGGCGCTGCTGCTCAAGAGTTACGAGCGGCGCAACGCCGCGTCGTGCATCGCGGACATCAAACTGCACCTCGGCGAGTGGGGCCTGGAGGACATGCGCGCCTTCTACCGGGACCGGGCCCACTTTGCCCCGGGGCGCATCTGGAGCGAGACCACCCGCAACTCCATGTTCCCCGCCACCCGCCTGATGTACTGGCTGGGCACCGAGGCCATCAAGGCCCTGCGCGCCGAGCTGAACCTGCCCCCCCGCGCCTTCCACGACGCGCTGCTCTCGTACGGCCACGCGCCCATGGCGTGGATCGCGGATGAGCTGCGCGCCGCGCGCCCCCAGGAGACCGCATGA
- a CDS encoding RraA family protein produces the protein MTLTQDRKTELRERFLRVDTANVADILDELGHPDCGLASSFWPIRERLEKMAGWAYTIRGQMTPYPGTGDPKKMEAVSGLTPGHLSVWSGGGAEGVCFFGELIARGMQHRGCTGALVDGGIRDIEWLARMNFPVYARYRTPVQSIGRWQVNAWQVEVYLPGATTARVRVRPDDFILADFDGTIVIPQEIAADVLERAEALTEKEAHIREDLDAGMSLPDVLAKYGHV, from the coding sequence ATGACCCTGACCCAGGACCGCAAGACTGAACTGCGCGAGCGTTTTCTGCGCGTCGACACCGCCAACGTCGCCGACATCCTCGACGAGCTGGGCCACCCCGACTGCGGGCTGGCGAGCAGCTTCTGGCCCATCCGGGAGCGCCTGGAGAAGATGGCGGGCTGGGCCTACACCATCCGCGGGCAGATGACGCCGTACCCCGGCACGGGTGATCCTAAAAAGATGGAGGCGGTCAGCGGCCTCACCCCCGGGCACCTCAGCGTGTGGAGCGGGGGCGGGGCCGAGGGCGTGTGCTTCTTCGGGGAACTCATCGCTCGCGGCATGCAGCACCGGGGTTGCACGGGTGCGCTGGTGGACGGCGGCATCCGAGACATCGAGTGGCTAGCCCGCATGAACTTCCCGGTGTACGCCCGCTACCGGACCCCGGTGCAGTCCATCGGCCGCTGGCAGGTCAACGCCTGGCAGGTGGAGGTGTACCTGCCCGGCGCCACCACCGCCCGCGTCCGCGTCCGCCCCGACGACTTCATCCTCGCGGACTTCGACGGCACCATCGTCATTCCGCAGGAGATCGCGGCGGACGTGCTGGAACGCGCCGAGGCCCTCACCGAGAAGGAGGCGCATATCCGCGAGGACCTCGACGCGGGCATGAGCCTCCCCGACGTCCTCGCCAAGTACGGGCACGTGTAA
- a CDS encoding SDR family oxidoreductase: protein MDLALGDQPAIVTAASAGLGYATALALAREGARVALCSRDLHRARDAAARIEQETGTPVLAYAADVADAEELRGFIDRASGDLGDLRILVCNAGGPPAGSFTSLTEADWATAYQLTLMSVVRSVQAALPHLRRSGGGRILSIVSSSVKRPLDNLTLSNAYRPAVQGLCKSLSVELAPDNIQVNCLAPGRILTERIQVLDEAAARKRGTTWQEVRARSEGEIPMRRLGTPDEFGRVAAFLCSGAASYVSGSTLLVDGGAVTSL, encoded by the coding sequence ATGGACCTCGCCCTTGGGGACCAGCCCGCCATCGTCACCGCCGCCAGCGCGGGGCTGGGGTACGCGACCGCGCTCGCGCTGGCGCGCGAGGGAGCGCGCGTCGCCCTCTGCTCCCGCGACCTCCACCGGGCCCGGGACGCCGCCGCCCGCATCGAGCAGGAGACCGGCACGCCGGTCCTCGCCTACGCAGCGGACGTCGCGGACGCCGAAGAACTCCGCGGCTTCATCGACCGGGCGTCGGGGGACCTCGGCGATCTGCGGATCCTCGTCTGCAATGCCGGGGGGCCACCCGCCGGGAGCTTCACCAGCCTCACCGAGGCCGACTGGGCCACCGCCTACCAGCTCACGCTGATGAGCGTCGTGCGCAGCGTGCAGGCCGCCCTGCCGCATCTGCGGCGAAGCGGCGGTGGACGAATCCTCAGCATCGTCAGCAGCAGCGTGAAGCGCCCGCTCGACAACCTCACCCTCTCGAACGCGTACCGCCCGGCGGTGCAGGGTCTGTGCAAGTCCCTGAGCGTCGAACTCGCCCCCGACAACATCCAGGTCAATTGCCTCGCGCCAGGACGCATCCTGACCGAGCGCATTCAGGTCCTCGACGAGGCCGCCGCTCGCAAACGCGGCACCACCTGGCAGGAGGTGCGCGCCCGCTCCGAGGGGGAGATCCCCATGCGGCGCCTGGGCACCCCCGACGAGTTCGGGCGGGTGGCCGCCTTCCTGTGCTCGGGGGCGGCCAGTTACGTGAGCGGCAGCACCCTGCTCGTCGACGGCGGCGCCGTCACGTCCCTGTAA
- a CDS encoding aminopeptidase — MPYDPERHAVLLADYCISVQPGDRVLVAASILALPLVEALHRVLLQRGARPVLRLSYPAQMEDVQRYASDAVLDALHPSEVEDARTLDASIRILTPTPPAPDVDPQRAARHRASLAPVSPSRLHPRWNLTLYPTEYGAQAAGMTLAEYEDFVARAMFLDAPNPVARWGEVRAFQAGLIDRLARADDVHLTAAGTDLHLSVKGRSWSNSDARRNMPSGEVFTAPLETSANGTIHFDLPTLYGGREVRGITLTFRDGEVVDAAAEEGQEVLQAALGTDRGARFLGELGIGTNAGIQRPSMNILFDEKIGGTVHLAVGQAYAENGGTNTSAVHWDMILDLRKGGRMQLDGEDFQVDGSFVGEAVRSPGG, encoded by the coding sequence ATGCCCTACGACCCTGAACGTCACGCCGTCCTGCTCGCCGACTACTGCATCTCGGTTCAGCCCGGCGACCGGGTGCTCGTCGCGGCGAGCATCCTCGCCCTCCCGCTCGTGGAGGCCCTGCACCGCGTCCTGCTGCAACGCGGCGCCCGGCCCGTGCTGCGCCTGAGCTATCCCGCGCAGATGGAGGATGTGCAGCGGTATGCCAGCGACGCGGTTCTCGACGCCCTGCATCCCAGCGAGGTCGAGGACGCCCGCACCCTGGACGCGTCCATCCGGATCCTCACGCCTACGCCCCCCGCGCCGGACGTCGACCCACAGCGTGCGGCCCGGCACCGGGCGAGTCTCGCCCCGGTCAGCCCCAGCCGCCTGCACCCCCGCTGGAACCTCACCCTATATCCCACCGAGTACGGCGCTCAGGCTGCCGGGATGACGCTGGCCGAGTACGAGGACTTCGTCGCCCGTGCCATGTTCCTCGATGCCCCCAATCCGGTGGCAAGGTGGGGGGAGGTGCGGGCCTTCCAGGCGGGCCTGATCGACCGCCTGGCCCGCGCGGACGACGTGCACCTGACTGCCGCGGGCACGGACCTGCATCTGAGCGTGAAGGGCCGGTCCTGGAGCAACAGCGACGCCCGGCGCAACATGCCCTCGGGGGAGGTCTTCACCGCGCCGCTCGAGACCAGCGCGAACGGCACCATCCACTTCGACCTGCCCACCCTGTACGGCGGGCGCGAGGTGCGCGGCATCACCCTCACGTTCCGCGACGGGGAGGTGGTGGACGCCGCCGCCGAGGAGGGCCAGGAGGTTCTCCAGGCGGCACTGGGGACCGACCGGGGCGCCCGCTTTCTCGGCGAACTCGGCATCGGCACCAATGCCGGTATCCAGCGTCCCAGCATGAACATCCTGTTCGACGAGAAGATCGGCGGAACGGTGCATCTTGCCGTGGGCCAGGCCTATGCTGAGAACGGGGGCACCAACACCAGCGCCGTGCATTGGGACATGATCCTCGACCTGCGCAAGGGTGGCCGGATGCAACTCGACGGGGAGGACTTTCAGGTCGACGGGAGCTTTGTCGGGGAGGCCGTTCGGTCGCCCGGCGGGTGA
- a CDS encoding amidohydrolase family protein gives MDVVDAQVHFNLLGPLEAGIAIMDAVGVNALLYDEYWAFDEHDRILPGYELPNGAFRHVFPLAEEAALRYPERFAYLVRFDRRDPELDALIATIGTVPGRKALRVVPWTPEGFSQFAEGADDPVFAAAQKHEVPVFVLLPGRTRLLHRYLHKFPDVPVIVDHCGVPLVPGRLHDDHLSGFGDVLALAQYPNVALKWSHAPRLSSGTYPYPDVLAMLLRVVEAFSPERVMWGSDHSESRDHHSWAESLYYLRDTPELSHEEKAWILGRSLRTILHWPRQEGTSDEPPSTLHSL, from the coding sequence ATGGACGTTGTCGACGCGCAGGTACATTTCAACCTCCTCGGCCCCCTGGAGGCAGGCATCGCCATCATGGACGCCGTCGGCGTGAACGCGCTGCTCTACGACGAGTACTGGGCCTTCGACGAACACGACCGGATCCTGCCCGGGTACGAACTCCCGAACGGTGCCTTCCGGCACGTCTTTCCCCTCGCGGAGGAAGCGGCGCTGCGGTACCCCGAGCGCTTCGCGTACCTCGTGCGCTTCGACCGCCGTGATCCCGAACTCGACGCGCTTATCGCCACCATCGGGACCGTACCGGGACGCAAGGCCCTGCGGGTCGTTCCCTGGACACCCGAGGGGTTCAGCCAGTTTGCGGAGGGCGCGGACGACCCCGTCTTCGCCGCCGCCCAGAAACACGAGGTGCCCGTCTTCGTGCTGCTTCCCGGACGAACGCGGCTGCTGCACCGCTACCTGCACAAGTTTCCGGATGTCCCGGTTATCGTCGATCACTGCGGCGTACCGCTCGTCCCCGGCCGTCTCCACGACGACCACCTGTCGGGCTTCGGCGACGTCCTCGCGCTCGCCCAGTACCCCAACGTCGCGCTCAAGTGGAGCCACGCGCCCCGGCTGTCCAGTGGCACCTACCCGTACCCGGACGTGCTCGCCATGCTGCTGCGGGTCGTCGAGGCCTTCAGTCCGGAGCGGGTGATGTGGGGCAGCGACCATTCGGAAAGCAGGGACCACCACTCGTGGGCCGAGTCGCTGTACTACCTCCGCGATACCCCGGAGCTTTCGCACGAGGAGAAGGCGTGGATTCTGGGCCGCAGCCTGCGCACCATCCTGCACTGGCCTCGCCAGGAGGGCACCTCCGACGAACCGCCGTCCACCCTTCATTCTCTCTGA